In one window of Macadamia integrifolia cultivar HAES 741 chromosome 2, SCU_Mint_v3, whole genome shotgun sequence DNA:
- the LOC122069267 gene encoding SKP1-like protein 21 isoform X1, with protein MSEGEMAIIKPEVMKSYIWLQTADGSIQQVEEEVAMFCPMICQEIVQTGMGSSKNYAISLPQRVNPSILSLILDYCRFHQLPGRSNKERKSFDEMFIRIDTKRLCELTSAADSLQLKPLVDLTSRALARMIEGKTPEEIRETFHLPDDLTEEEKLEPLRNTADDLRIRLLNRLYARKRKELKEKEKMKQNVEVEEEHVDERSVDDLLSFINGGDGGSKGVRAPRHKKKNRRRKDHLNPSSNNLNQNHKEMDGLTSACRKEDESGNVFMVSRSKPAKLPVSDDGFSPKVEFDDCDIDDELDPAMKEEIDREVEDFARRLNSDWPERMQEILSLGQERRLGLISMNGNGSLQRYATCACWFILAGLDRR; from the exons ATGTCAGAAGGTGAAATGGCAATAATCAAACCCGAG GTCATGAAATCTTATATTTGGCTCCAAACTGCTGATGGCTCAATACAACAAGTGGAAGAAGAGGTTGCCATGTTTTGTCCCATGATATGTCAAGAAATAGTTCAGACTGGCATGGGATCTTCAAAGAATTATGCTATTTCACTACCACAAAGGGTTAATCCATCCATTTTGAGTTTAATACTTGACTATTGTCGGTTCCATCAATTACCAGGTCGCTCAAATAAG GAGCGGAAGTCTTTCGATGAGATGTTCATTCGGATAGACACAAAAAGATTATGTGAGTTGACGTCTGCTGCTGACAGCCTCCAGTTGAAGCCTTTGGTTGATCTTACCAGTCGTGCACTTGCACGCATGATTGAAGGGAAAACTCCTGAGGAGATACGTGAGACATTTCATTTGCCTGATGATCTTACTGAG GAAGAAAAGCTGGAGCCTTTGAGAAACACAGCTGATGATCTACGAATCCGACTATTGAATAGGCTTTATGCcagaaagagaaaggaacttaaagagaaagagaaaatgaaa CAGAATGTTGAAGTAGAAGAGGAGCATGTGGATGAACGCTCCGTTGATGATCTCTTGTCATTTATCAATGGAGGTGATGGAG GTTCCAAGGGGGTTAGAGCTCCTagacataaaaagaaaaaccgaAGAAGAAAAGACCATTTAAATCCTTCATCAAACAATCTAAATCAAAACCACAAG GAGATGGATGGCCTCACTTCTGCATGCCGTAAAGAAGATGAGTCTGGAAATGTTTTTATGGTCAGTCGCAGTAAACCAGCTAAATTACCAgtttcagatgatggcttttcACCTAAGGTTGAGTTTGATGATTGTGATATTGACGATGAACTCGACCCTGCGATGAAGGAAGAAATTGATAG GGAAGTGGAGGATTTCGCCAGGAGATTGAATTCAGACTGGCCAGAGAGGATGCAAGAGATTCTATCTTTGGGTCAAGAAAGAAGGCTTGGACTAATATCTATGAATGGCAATGGTTCCCTGCAAAGATATGCAA CATGTGCTTGCTGGTTTATTTTAGCAGGCCTGGATAGGAGATGA
- the LOC122069267 gene encoding SKP1-like protein 21 isoform X5 — MSEGEMAIIKPEVMKSYIWLQTADGSIQQVEEEVAMFCPMICQEIVQTGMGSSKNYAISLPQRVNPSILSLILDYCRFHQLPGRSNKERKSFDEMFIRIDTKRLCELTSAADSLQLKPLVDLTSRALARMIEGKTPEEIRETFHLPDDLTEEEKLEPLRNTADDLRIRLLNRLYARKRKELKEKEKMKQNVEVEEEHVDERSVDDLLSFINGGDGGSKGVRAPRHKKKNRRRKDHLNPSSNNLNQNHKEMDGLTSACRKEDESGNVFMVSRSKPAKLPVSDDGFSPKVEFDDCDIDDELDPAMKEEIDREVEDFARRLNSDWPERMQEILSLGQERRLGLISMNGNGSLQRYASLDRR, encoded by the exons ATGTCAGAAGGTGAAATGGCAATAATCAAACCCGAG GTCATGAAATCTTATATTTGGCTCCAAACTGCTGATGGCTCAATACAACAAGTGGAAGAAGAGGTTGCCATGTTTTGTCCCATGATATGTCAAGAAATAGTTCAGACTGGCATGGGATCTTCAAAGAATTATGCTATTTCACTACCACAAAGGGTTAATCCATCCATTTTGAGTTTAATACTTGACTATTGTCGGTTCCATCAATTACCAGGTCGCTCAAATAAG GAGCGGAAGTCTTTCGATGAGATGTTCATTCGGATAGACACAAAAAGATTATGTGAGTTGACGTCTGCTGCTGACAGCCTCCAGTTGAAGCCTTTGGTTGATCTTACCAGTCGTGCACTTGCACGCATGATTGAAGGGAAAACTCCTGAGGAGATACGTGAGACATTTCATTTGCCTGATGATCTTACTGAG GAAGAAAAGCTGGAGCCTTTGAGAAACACAGCTGATGATCTACGAATCCGACTATTGAATAGGCTTTATGCcagaaagagaaaggaacttaaagagaaagagaaaatgaaa CAGAATGTTGAAGTAGAAGAGGAGCATGTGGATGAACGCTCCGTTGATGATCTCTTGTCATTTATCAATGGAGGTGATGGAG GTTCCAAGGGGGTTAGAGCTCCTagacataaaaagaaaaaccgaAGAAGAAAAGACCATTTAAATCCTTCATCAAACAATCTAAATCAAAACCACAAG GAGATGGATGGCCTCACTTCTGCATGCCGTAAAGAAGATGAGTCTGGAAATGTTTTTATGGTCAGTCGCAGTAAACCAGCTAAATTACCAgtttcagatgatggcttttcACCTAAGGTTGAGTTTGATGATTGTGATATTGACGATGAACTCGACCCTGCGATGAAGGAAGAAATTGATAG GGAAGTGGAGGATTTCGCCAGGAGATTGAATTCAGACTGGCCAGAGAGGATGCAAGAGATTCTATCTTTGGGTCAAGAAAGAAGGCTTGGACTAATATCTATGAATGGCAATGGTTCCCTGCAAAGATATGCAA GCCTGGATAGGAGATGA
- the LOC122069267 gene encoding SKP1-like protein 21 isoform X4, translated as MSEGEMAIIKPEVMKSYIWLQTADGSIQQVEEEVAMFCPMICQEIVQTGMGSSKNYAISLPQRVNPSILSLILDYCRFHQLPGRSNKERKSFDEMFIRIDTKRLCELTSAADSLQLKPLVDLTSRALARMIEGKTPEEIRETFHLPDDLTEEEKLEPLRNTADDLRIRLLNRLYARKRKELKEKEKMKQNVEVEEEHVDERSVDDLLSFINGGDGGSKGVRAPRHKKKNRRRKDHLNPSSNNLNQNHKEMDGLTSACRKEDESGNVFMVSRSKPAKLPVSDDGFSPKVEFDDCDIDDELDPAMKEEIDREVEDFARRLNSDWPERMQEILSLGQERRLGLISMNGNGSLQRYATGLDRR; from the exons ATGTCAGAAGGTGAAATGGCAATAATCAAACCCGAG GTCATGAAATCTTATATTTGGCTCCAAACTGCTGATGGCTCAATACAACAAGTGGAAGAAGAGGTTGCCATGTTTTGTCCCATGATATGTCAAGAAATAGTTCAGACTGGCATGGGATCTTCAAAGAATTATGCTATTTCACTACCACAAAGGGTTAATCCATCCATTTTGAGTTTAATACTTGACTATTGTCGGTTCCATCAATTACCAGGTCGCTCAAATAAG GAGCGGAAGTCTTTCGATGAGATGTTCATTCGGATAGACACAAAAAGATTATGTGAGTTGACGTCTGCTGCTGACAGCCTCCAGTTGAAGCCTTTGGTTGATCTTACCAGTCGTGCACTTGCACGCATGATTGAAGGGAAAACTCCTGAGGAGATACGTGAGACATTTCATTTGCCTGATGATCTTACTGAG GAAGAAAAGCTGGAGCCTTTGAGAAACACAGCTGATGATCTACGAATCCGACTATTGAATAGGCTTTATGCcagaaagagaaaggaacttaaagagaaagagaaaatgaaa CAGAATGTTGAAGTAGAAGAGGAGCATGTGGATGAACGCTCCGTTGATGATCTCTTGTCATTTATCAATGGAGGTGATGGAG GTTCCAAGGGGGTTAGAGCTCCTagacataaaaagaaaaaccgaAGAAGAAAAGACCATTTAAATCCTTCATCAAACAATCTAAATCAAAACCACAAG GAGATGGATGGCCTCACTTCTGCATGCCGTAAAGAAGATGAGTCTGGAAATGTTTTTATGGTCAGTCGCAGTAAACCAGCTAAATTACCAgtttcagatgatggcttttcACCTAAGGTTGAGTTTGATGATTGTGATATTGACGATGAACTCGACCCTGCGATGAAGGAAGAAATTGATAG GGAAGTGGAGGATTTCGCCAGGAGATTGAATTCAGACTGGCCAGAGAGGATGCAAGAGATTCTATCTTTGGGTCAAGAAAGAAGGCTTGGACTAATATCTATGAATGGCAATGGTTCCCTGCAAAGATATGCAA CAGGCCTGGATAGGAGATGA
- the LOC122069267 gene encoding SKP1-like protein 21 isoform X2, whose protein sequence is MSEGEMAIIKPEVMKSYIWLQTADGSIQQVEEEVAMFCPMICQEIVQTGMGSSKNYAISLPQRVNPSILSLILDYCRFHQLPGRSNKERKSFDEMFIRIDTKRLCELTSAADSLQLKPLVDLTSRALARMIEGKTPEEIRETFHLPDDLTEEEKLEPLRNTADDLRIRLLNRLYARKRKELKEKEKMKNVEVEEEHVDERSVDDLLSFINGGDGGSKGVRAPRHKKKNRRRKDHLNPSSNNLNQNHKEMDGLTSACRKEDESGNVFMVSRSKPAKLPVSDDGFSPKVEFDDCDIDDELDPAMKEEIDREVEDFARRLNSDWPERMQEILSLGQERRLGLISMNGNGSLQRYATCACWFILAGLDRR, encoded by the exons ATGTCAGAAGGTGAAATGGCAATAATCAAACCCGAG GTCATGAAATCTTATATTTGGCTCCAAACTGCTGATGGCTCAATACAACAAGTGGAAGAAGAGGTTGCCATGTTTTGTCCCATGATATGTCAAGAAATAGTTCAGACTGGCATGGGATCTTCAAAGAATTATGCTATTTCACTACCACAAAGGGTTAATCCATCCATTTTGAGTTTAATACTTGACTATTGTCGGTTCCATCAATTACCAGGTCGCTCAAATAAG GAGCGGAAGTCTTTCGATGAGATGTTCATTCGGATAGACACAAAAAGATTATGTGAGTTGACGTCTGCTGCTGACAGCCTCCAGTTGAAGCCTTTGGTTGATCTTACCAGTCGTGCACTTGCACGCATGATTGAAGGGAAAACTCCTGAGGAGATACGTGAGACATTTCATTTGCCTGATGATCTTACTGAG GAAGAAAAGCTGGAGCCTTTGAGAAACACAGCTGATGATCTACGAATCCGACTATTGAATAGGCTTTATGCcagaaagagaaaggaacttaaagagaaagagaaaatgaaa AATGTTGAAGTAGAAGAGGAGCATGTGGATGAACGCTCCGTTGATGATCTCTTGTCATTTATCAATGGAGGTGATGGAG GTTCCAAGGGGGTTAGAGCTCCTagacataaaaagaaaaaccgaAGAAGAAAAGACCATTTAAATCCTTCATCAAACAATCTAAATCAAAACCACAAG GAGATGGATGGCCTCACTTCTGCATGCCGTAAAGAAGATGAGTCTGGAAATGTTTTTATGGTCAGTCGCAGTAAACCAGCTAAATTACCAgtttcagatgatggcttttcACCTAAGGTTGAGTTTGATGATTGTGATATTGACGATGAACTCGACCCTGCGATGAAGGAAGAAATTGATAG GGAAGTGGAGGATTTCGCCAGGAGATTGAATTCAGACTGGCCAGAGAGGATGCAAGAGATTCTATCTTTGGGTCAAGAAAGAAGGCTTGGACTAATATCTATGAATGGCAATGGTTCCCTGCAAAGATATGCAA CATGTGCTTGCTGGTTTATTTTAGCAGGCCTGGATAGGAGATGA
- the LOC122069267 gene encoding SKP1-like protein 21 isoform X3, with the protein MGVAIVMKSYIWLQTADGSIQQVEEEVAMFCPMICQEIVQTGMGSSKNYAISLPQRVNPSILSLILDYCRFHQLPGRSNKERKSFDEMFIRIDTKRLCELTSAADSLQLKPLVDLTSRALARMIEGKTPEEIRETFHLPDDLTEEEKLEPLRNTADDLRIRLLNRLYARKRKELKEKEKMKQNVEVEEEHVDERSVDDLLSFINGGDGGSKGVRAPRHKKKNRRRKDHLNPSSNNLNQNHKEMDGLTSACRKEDESGNVFMVSRSKPAKLPVSDDGFSPKVEFDDCDIDDELDPAMKEEIDREVEDFARRLNSDWPERMQEILSLGQERRLGLISMNGNGSLQRYATCACWFILAGLDRR; encoded by the exons ATGGGTGTCGCCATC GTCATGAAATCTTATATTTGGCTCCAAACTGCTGATGGCTCAATACAACAAGTGGAAGAAGAGGTTGCCATGTTTTGTCCCATGATATGTCAAGAAATAGTTCAGACTGGCATGGGATCTTCAAAGAATTATGCTATTTCACTACCACAAAGGGTTAATCCATCCATTTTGAGTTTAATACTTGACTATTGTCGGTTCCATCAATTACCAGGTCGCTCAAATAAG GAGCGGAAGTCTTTCGATGAGATGTTCATTCGGATAGACACAAAAAGATTATGTGAGTTGACGTCTGCTGCTGACAGCCTCCAGTTGAAGCCTTTGGTTGATCTTACCAGTCGTGCACTTGCACGCATGATTGAAGGGAAAACTCCTGAGGAGATACGTGAGACATTTCATTTGCCTGATGATCTTACTGAG GAAGAAAAGCTGGAGCCTTTGAGAAACACAGCTGATGATCTACGAATCCGACTATTGAATAGGCTTTATGCcagaaagagaaaggaacttaaagagaaagagaaaatgaaa CAGAATGTTGAAGTAGAAGAGGAGCATGTGGATGAACGCTCCGTTGATGATCTCTTGTCATTTATCAATGGAGGTGATGGAG GTTCCAAGGGGGTTAGAGCTCCTagacataaaaagaaaaaccgaAGAAGAAAAGACCATTTAAATCCTTCATCAAACAATCTAAATCAAAACCACAAG GAGATGGATGGCCTCACTTCTGCATGCCGTAAAGAAGATGAGTCTGGAAATGTTTTTATGGTCAGTCGCAGTAAACCAGCTAAATTACCAgtttcagatgatggcttttcACCTAAGGTTGAGTTTGATGATTGTGATATTGACGATGAACTCGACCCTGCGATGAAGGAAGAAATTGATAG GGAAGTGGAGGATTTCGCCAGGAGATTGAATTCAGACTGGCCAGAGAGGATGCAAGAGATTCTATCTTTGGGTCAAGAAAGAAGGCTTGGACTAATATCTATGAATGGCAATGGTTCCCTGCAAAGATATGCAA CATGTGCTTGCTGGTTTATTTTAGCAGGCCTGGATAGGAGATGA